CGGCTCGCGCTTGCTCGTGCACGAACCGGTCGCCGACGAAGTCGTGGCGAAATTGAAGAACCGCTTGCGCGTGCTCCGCGTCGGCGATCCGCTCGACAAGAACACCGACGTCGGCGCCATCGTCTCGCGCGACCAGCTCGAGACCGTGCAAAGCTACCTCGACGCGGGCACGAAGGAAGGCGCCACGATGTGGCAGCCATCGTGCCGTCTGCCGAAGAAGGGTTTTTATCTGCCGCCGACCATCTTCACCAACGTGACGATGAGCCACCGCATCGCGCGCGAGGAAATCTTCGGACCGGTGCTCTCGATCATCACGTTCCGCACCGTCGAGGAGGCGATCGAGAAGGCGAACAACACCGCCTACGGTCTCAGCGCCGGCGTGTGGACCGACAAGGGTTCGCGCATTCTCAAGATGTCCACCGAGCTGAAAGCCGGCGTCGTCTGGGCGAACACGTTCAACAAGTTCGACCCGACCTCGCCCTTCGGCGGCTACAAGGAATCCGGCTTCGGCCGCGAAGGCGGCCGCCAAGGCCTGCTCGATTACTGCAAGCTCGTCTGACGGCTCCCAGCAGTTTGGAACCACGAATGGACACGAATGGACACGAATCCGAACCGATCCTGCACAAGGAATTGGTGTATTCGGTCGTGGGCTGTGCGATGGAGGTGCTCAACGGACTCGGGCACGGTCTGCACGAGAAACCTTACGAGAACGCGCTGGTCGTCGAGTTCGGCCTGAAAGGGCTCCCGCTCGAACAACAGCGCAGGTTTCCGATTCACTACAAGTCGGTGCAGGTTAGTGAATATGTGCCGGACCTGCTTGTCGCCTCCAATCTCGTGGTGGACGCGAAGGTGATCGACCGCATCACGGACGTCGAGCGAGGTCAGATGTTGAATTATCTTCGCATCACCAAGCTCCGCGTCGGCGTCATTCTCAATTTCAAACTCCCGAAGCTCGAATGGGAGCGCGTAGTCCTCTGACCCATTCGTGTTCATTCGTGTCCATTCGTGGTTAAAAACTCCTTCCAGTCTCCTTCCGAGTGTCCCGTCTGCGGCGCGGCCGTGCCGCGCGGTGCGCGCGCCTGCCCGGAGTGTGGCGCGGACGAGCGCTCGGGCTGGAACGAGGACGACGCGCGCTACGACGGCCTCGATCTGCCGGACGAGGCGTTTGACGACGGCCGCTCACCCAAGCCGGCCGCGCGCCGGAACGCGAACGTCGTTTGGTCCGTCGTCG
This window of the Candidatus Didemnitutus sp. genome carries:
- a CDS encoding GxxExxY protein codes for the protein MDTNGHESEPILHKELVYSVVGCAMEVLNGLGHGLHEKPYENALVVEFGLKGLPLEQQRRFPIHYKSVQVSEYVPDLLVASNLVVDAKVIDRITDVERGQMLNYLRITKLRVGVILNFKLPKLEWERVVL
- a CDS encoding zinc ribbon domain-containing protein produces the protein MVKNSFQSPSECPVCGAAVPRGARACPECGADERSGWNEDDARYDGLDLPDEAFDDGRSPKPAARRNANVVWSVVASLVILAVILAFVFRR